The uncultured Fibrobacter sp. genome includes the window TCTACACCTGGGCACCCGACGTGTACGAAGGAGCCCCGACGCCTGTTACCGCAATTCTCTCGGTGACCTCCAAGGCAACAGCCATCGCCTTCCTTGTGGTATTGGTCTTTGGCCCCCTTGCCCCGATTCAAGAAAAGGTCGCCCCGTTCATCGCACTCCTTGCAGGAACCACGCTCTTTGTCGGTAACTTGGGCGCATTAAAGCAGTTCAGGCTCCGTCGCTTTATGGCATATAGCTCTATAGCTCAAGCCGGTTACATCATGGTGGCGCTCCTTGGTCCAGCGGCGACCGCAAAAACAGCAATCATTTACTACCTGTTCGTGTACGCAGTTTCGAACTACCTCGCCTTCTTTATTTTCGGCATTATCGGACACCACCGCGAAGAGACCTTCAACTCCCTGCGCGGACTTTCCAAGCAGAAGCCGATGCTTGCCATTGCGCTTGCAGTCGCCATGTTCAGTTTGGCAGGTATTCCGCCGCTTGCAGGTTTCTTCGGAAAGTTCCACCTGTTCTTCAGTGGCGCATCGACCGGCCATTACGGCATCGTGGCATTCGCCGTGCTGAACAATGTGCTTGCCCTGTTCTACTACTTGCAGCTCATTAAGAGCGCCTGGATAGACGATACCGACGAGCACCTGAATCCGCTCCGCATGACCAAACGCCAACGCGGTGTTATCGGACTTCTTACGATTTCGGTGATTGTTCTCGGTGTGCTACCGTTCCTGAGCGACAACATTTTCGCCGGCTTTACTTTTTAGACCGAATCGGCTAAATTCAACAGAATCCTTACTCTGAAGCCGATTCTCTCGCAAACACGACCCGTTAATACGGGTCGCTTTTTGCTCACGGTAAGACCGCTCGCGCCCAATCACACAAGTGCGTCCCCAGAGCGCTCGCTCTCACCACCGCCCCAGCTTAACGCCTGGTGCTTTGTGGTTCACGGTAAGACCGAATTGTCTGCAATCATCGCGTACAGGCTAAACCAAGGCTCCACCAAACATTAGCCTGTACAAGCCCCCATTTTGCTCGCGAATCAACTATCCGCGAGTGAGTCTGATAAAGAGATTAATGGACTGGCGTTCACCTTTACCGTCTTCACCACTCTCAATGACGTAGACATTGATATAGGCGAAACCCACACCGATCGACCACGTTTCGCTTACCCACCAGTCCTTTCCAATTTCGTAACGGGAAAAGATTCCTCCGGTCGAAAGGATCGAGAAACTACCTTCCATATTGGCGTCAAATCCCTCGAAACCTCCGGAAGCCCCTATGTACAAGCCGTTCAAGGGCGAAGACGGATTTCGGAACGGATAAATAGACAAGCCAAGTCCCGCGGAAACGGAAAAGCCAACAGCCTCTTCCTTTCTTAAAGTCGTATCCTGTTTCAGGGTATCCACCGACGTAAGGACTCCATCCTGATTATACAAGTATTCTATTCCGTAATTTGTCCTAAAATACTCAGCATTGCCCCGATAAAGGCTACCCGAGAAAATAGAGTACAAGACCACCAGATTGCCGATAGACTTTCCAAAGCGATATTCTATATACGGCAGGCCAAAGCAGCTCATTTCTTCATGAACTTTCTTACCATAGTAGTATTCATTTTGCGGAATATAAACATAACTATCCCCTGGATAAGAATACCCGCCCCCCGAACTAAAGCTTAAATCATCCTCATCCGAAGTTGTACTCAAATACGAGAATCCGATTCCCATGCTGAAAAAGAATCCGCGATGTTCATAGGGAGGGCGCACCTTCTTCGCTTGTACTTTTTGAGGAACCGAATTCAGGTTCTGCGGGACATTTTCCCCAGGCAATTCCGATTCGGGTTCCATGGCGACCGTCGCCACATCGTCTTGCGACCAGGCGGCAACTGTTACCGCCATCGCAAGGAAAAGGCTCTTCGCAAATTTCATGGTCTATCCTCTCGTGAGTCTGAACGAAAGCGAAATCACGTTGTCGGAAGCATGAGAATCGACCGTATACATAAACAGGCTGGTACGGGCATAGCCGAGCCCCACACCGATAGAAAGATGGTCGTTCACCCACCATTCCTTACCGAGTTCAACCTGAAAACCAATGCCCCCGTTTGCAGCGGCATCCTTTTCACCATCGTTAATCACGGACACGAAAAACGCATATCCGACGGAGCCCCCTACAAAGAAACCATTCAAAGGGGACGCCTTATCGATGAACGGATATAGGGTCGAGCCAAAACCAATATAAGTCCTAAAGTTATAGGCATCTGACGAAGATTCACTGAACTCTTCCTTTTTCACGGTTTCAACACAGGAATTTTTCGTATAACATATCTCATCGTATTCTTCGTAAAAATAATCCATCGTTCCCGGGAAGGCTCCCAGATTGAACACCGTATAGAACGAAACCAAATTGGCAAGGGCCGTTCCGAACTTAAATTCTAGCGTCGGGAAGGTTGCGCCACCGAATTCAAATAGGTCCAGTTCACGTTCCTTGTGTGAATCCCAATCTTCACTACCGATGTATTTTTTCTCAATATTTACCTTGCTAGACTTGTACCAGTTATAGGCAGCACCAAACGACACGCTGCTATAAAATCCGCGATGTTCACGCGGAGCAGACGAAGCAAAAGATGGGGCCGATTGAGCGCAAACAAGCGCCGTCAAAGAAAGAAGCAGAATCGAAAACAATCTTTTGTTCATATTCCTAATCACTTGTTAAAAAGCAGGCCAAATATAAAAAATATGGCAAGGGGGGAAGCCTCCCCCTGCCTTCAGCCCCGGCTCCATTCAATCTCAAGTCAACATTCCCGCCGGATCTTCCTTCACCCCTTCGAACGGGGCCTCAGGCGCCGGCCCCGTAACGCCCCGCTTCGATTTACAAAAGCTCCATTTTGTAAACACTTTTCGCAAGGTTTCGCTATTCGTAAGCCCCCAGAATTTGTAACTTTATACTCGTAAAAATTTAACCCTATTCATGGAAATAACTATGAGCATCAAAGATTACCTCGCCGGCGCCAAACAGGCCGGTTCCGTCCAGAAGCTGATGACCCCGGGCCTCGCCGTGGAATTTATCCAGCCCTGGTACACCCCGCTTTCTACGACCCCCTCTACCACGGGTATTGCTGTCGGCGGTATCGGCTCGACATTCACCGCCACGCCTGCGGGCACCACTCCCGTGATGAACGTGATGCCGGGTGTGCAGGTCCGCACCGAGAAGCCCTCTGACCTCCGCTTCAACAACTTCTTCTTCCGCGAATCCGTGATTGGCGCGAAGGCAGCGCTTGAAATCGGTGACTTTGCCGGCTTTACGCAGATGCTCGCCAAGTACCCGCTCGTGGACGCAAAGGGCGAAGCACTCTTCAGCGCCACTGAACTTGCGAACCAGAAGAAGGCCGAGGCCAAGCTCAACAAGACCATCGCCGAGAAGGACTTTTTCAATAACAACAAGGCCGACTTTGAACGCTGGCACATCGAATGGAGCGACCGCACCGCAGCTCTCTTGAACAAGGCCGGTGCCGAACTCAACCGCAGCGCCGTCATCGACTTCTTCAACGGTGTCGTGGGCGAAAAGGTTGTGCGCCAGGGCGCCCTCACCGCCGCCTGGGCAAACGACAGCGAATTCCTGGGCCAGGCTGGTTACGATGCCGCCAAGATGCAATACGCCGCCCTCTACCCGGTGAGCGAAACCAAGTACGAAGGCAAGGGCGTGCAGATTACCAAAACCCAGTCCAGCTACGTGACTCCGGGTGATGAACGCCTCTCCAGCCTCCCGGTGAACGCTACCGTGTTCACTCTCGAAAATACCACCAAGGAAACCCGCGAAATCACCATCGTGCAGGTGCAGGACTGCATCGCCGGTTACATGGCGAAGAAGGACCGCCAGGGCGTTCAGGACTCTAGCTTCGTGCTCGTGCCGTCTGCACGTTTCCCGAAGGGTGTCAAGTTTAGCAAGCAGGTGGGCGACCGCGAAGTCCGCGGCCTCGAATTCTACAACGAAAAACCGCTCGCCGAAAGCGATTTTAACGGATGCATGGGCGTGTCCGTCGCCTGGAATAAGAAGGACAACCTGAACGTTTCCGTGAAGCCGATGTTCTACCAGGATGACGCAGCCTCTGTGCTGAAGGGCGCTCTCCGCAGCGGCCGCGTTTGCGAAGCCTGGGTCAAGAACGTTTACAGCGGCCGCGAAACGATGGCCGGTGCTGTCGCCGTTACCGCCGTTTTGAAGCCGAAGCAGAAAGTCAGCTTCCAGTTCAACCTGGTGCTCGACTTCCCCGAAATCAAGCTGAACAAACTTACTTCCGCCAAGAAGTACACCGCGTTCTTCCCCGAAGCCTATGGCCGCGTGGGCGCCATCCTGGTCGAAGCCCTCGCTGCCGACAAGAACTTCGACGCTCGCCTCAAGGCATTCGAAGCCCTCGTGCCGAAGAAGGCCGTCGCCAAGCTCTACAAGACTGCCGCCAAGCAGGACGAATTCAAGAGCCTCGCCATCAACACGCTCAGCTTCCTCGCCGAAGCCACCGTGTGGGACAAGGAAGACCGTTTCCTCGTTCGCGAATGCGCCGACTATCCGTTCTTCAACTCTCTCGACGTTTACTTCTACGGCAGCTTCAGCCTGATGGCCCTGATGCCGCGCCTCGACGGTGTGGTGATGAAGCGCTTCGGTGACGCGATTCTCGCCGTAAACGACAACCGTCGTCGTCACCACGAATATGTGAACCACCCGTTCGCCGACCTTCCGGATCCGAAGCTTGAAGGCCCGCGCGCCGTGCGTGGCGCCGTGATTCACGACCTCGGAAGCCCCTTCGACGCTGAACCCGATGCCTACGACTGGCACAACGTGAAGGAATGGAAGGATCTCGCTCCGAAGTATGTGCTGATGGTTCTCCGTCATTACGTGAAGACGCAGGACAAGCAGAACTTGCAGGATTGCAAGGAAGCCGTTTACGCCGCCATGCAGTACCTTGAAAAGATGGTGAATGAAGGCGAAAACTTCCCGCTCACCCACGGTACCGACGACACGTTCGACAACCTCTCCAGCCACGGCATTTCCGTGTACTGCGGTAGCCTCTGGATTGCAGGCCTCCGCGCCGCCGCCAAGATTGCCGAAATCCTCGGCGATAAGGCGCAGGCCGACACCTGGAACGCCAAGGCCGACGCCGCCAACAAGGAATTCGATGAAGCACTGTGGGACGAAGCCGAAGGCTACTACCACTTCTTCGTGACCCCGATGGAAGCGAAGGACGTTGTGGCTGACAAGCTCCCGCAACTCGCCGACGCCATCAAGGAAACGCTCGTCATCGACGGCAAGAACGTGAAGGCAGCCCTCAAGACCATCAACGAATGGCTGAACTCCGGCAAAATTCCGAGCGACGTGGAACTTTCCAAGAACGAACTCCGCGGCCTCAAGAAGGCATGGCTCACCGCCCAGTGCAAGGACGCCTTTACCGCCAGCTGGAACGCAAAGATTGCAAACGACTGCGATGACGTATTCGCCGACACGATGCTCGCCGACACGTACCTGCGCCTGCTCGGCCTCAAGCCCATCAGCGACGAGAAGAAGGCCAAGGCCAACCTGCTCCGTGTATTCAACACGAACTACAAGGCCAACAGCCCGCTCATCGGTGCCGCCAACCTTGTGCGTAAGGACGGCTCTCCGCTCGATGAATTCAACTTCCAGGCTCACGACGTGTGGATTGGCATTCAGTACAGCATTATGTGCGCCATGATGCACCACGGCCTCGAAAAGCAGGCTGCCGACATGGGCGACTCCATGATCCGCAACCTCTACGAAGAAGCCCGCATCCCGTTCGCCGCACCGGAAGGATTCAACGGTTCTTGCCGCCTGCACCCGGAAGCCCTCGTGAAGGCATTCGGCCTCAGCGCTACCGCCGCCGACAAGATGCACAAGGAACTCCTGAAGAAGGGCGCCCTCCTTGCCGACAGCCGCATCAGCCCGAAGCTCCCCCGCAACCTGCCCGCCTTTACGAAGGCATTCGGCAGCATCGCCAAGGCCAACAAGGTCGAAGTAAGCGCGCTGTTCATGCTGCTCCACAGCACGGCACTCAAGTACACCGCCGGCAAGTACTTCCGCCCCGGCATGGTGTTCGCATTGCTGTACTAGTACATCAACCTGCAAAAATTAAAACAGGTGTCCCAAGCAGGGCACCTGTTTTTGATTGAACCTTATCCCACAATTTATCTAGCAGTCAGCAAACTTCGAACAGTCCCACTTACTCAAGTCTCCAAAATCCACATTCTTGCAATCAAACATATGTGCCATTTTGGTCACGTTCGATACATTCCATTTGCTTATGTCCAAGCGGATTTTACAAAACCAACCTTTTTGGGGACTCGGCGACACATCAAAATTCTTAAACAAGCCACTCATATCCGTCACCTTGGATACATCCAAAAAATTCAAATTTATCGTCACGCCCAAATCAACAACATTTCCGTTTATTCCAACTATTGCACATAGCGGAGCCATACCAGCTTCCGATTCAGCAATATATCGAACAAATCCAATTAGAGCATCCAAATGTTTGCGATTCTTTGCGACAATTGGCTTTATTACTTTGTCCCAGTCTTTGATGACATATCCTTTTTCATCTTCACCAGTTACAGCCATAACAATTATTTGACGTTCGGATTCGGTCAATTCATAGCAAGTATTCACTTCATTTTCGTTCACATCATCTTCGGCCAGTATTTCCTCAAAATCATCAAGAATTCTTTGAACGATCTTGGGTATTTTTTTATTCGGTTTATCCATAATCTAGTAGTCCTTTTGGGAGGCGAAGTCCTTATGATCTTTATACATATAATCGTCTTTTGGATTAGATTTGTAAAAAAGGTCAAAAAAAAATACATACTCCTTAATCAAAGTATGTATTTCCTGTTTTATTCCGAGAATTAATTACTATTCGAATTTGACCGTTCTTTCGCCCCACATGTCTTCCTTTCGCACCCAAACGCTATGAGGATAAATGATTAAGTTCGACTGAATCGCGGCAATGTCTTTCTGCGGAAAGGAAGAATCTACACGCATTTCAGCAAGAACTGAATTTCTCGGAAAAGATGCGGCATCCACACTATAACCATTAGCATTATTAAATGCCAAAGACGCGTCCTCGTCAAGTTTATATATCCCAAGAAATACATACTGGGGTTTGCATCCGCAAAGTTTGCCAAAAATCAAACGCGTCGTGAAGCCTTCTCGAATAATGTTTTCTGGATGATATAATCCGGTCTTTTCTACCGCGCCAGGCTTTGTTGGAACCTCCAAGGGTGAGTATATTTCATGTACAACTCTTGTATTCTTCAAAAACCAATCCAGGTCATTCGAATTTTTCAAAAGCTCTGACTTCGTCACCCCTTCAAATTCATTCCACCAATTTTGGTTACCTTCAGGGAACTGTTCCGCATAAAAATTAAGCTTAGCAGCACTGTATTTCGAATTGCAGGCTAAATGTGGGATAAAAGAAGGAACAGCGGAAAAACCTTTACCATTATTCAATCGTTTTAATTCGGTATTGATTCCTGTTGGACCGTACCATTCATAATATCTGTCACCTGCTTCCATTTTTTATCCCTTTCTGCCAAGAGCAGTCTGCGAGCAGCGATCTTGTTCGGAAAAGCCCACGATTCTCGCCTACGCGAGAATGACGATTATGGATTGCGTCCCTCTTCGAAGGTCGCAACGACGATATTCCATACATTTTTCAGGAAACAAAAAAGGCATGGTGTCGCTCGGCTTATGCTTTGAAGGCTCAGGTAAACCTACTACCCTAAGCACAACGGCAAATATCTGCCGTTGATGGCAGCGCAAAGCCGCGGGCGACCGCCCAACGACCCACACCCGATCGGTGTGAGCGTTCGTTTTCTTCCCAGGTAGCGAAGCAAAAGTCTCTCAAAAGTTTACCAGACTTTTCAAAGTGGGAACAAGAGTACTACTCTAATTCAACATGTCAACGAAAATATACATAAAGGTGAATGTCGTGGCAACAGTCACACGGCAAGCAAGGCACGGAAGCAGTCCTAAATCCCACCCCACTTGCGCAATTCATCGGATAATTGTATATTATTGCCCAAAAGAGCACGACACACGATGACAAAAGACGAATTGAAAGCACTATTCAGCGACTTGGAAAGCGACCATATCGAGCGCACCATTTCGACAACAAACACCGACAAGTTCGGTCAAGCCATTTGTGCTTTTGCCAACGACTTGCCATACCACCGGAAGCCGGGGTATCTGTTCCTGGGCGTAACCGATGACGGGAAAGTCCAAGGGATAGACGTTACTGACGCCATCCTGAAAAATGTGGCCGCAATTCGCACCGACGGGAATATTCAACCGCAACCCTCCATGACTGTCGAAAAGGTTTCGATGGACGAAGGCGATATCGTGATGGTAAAGGTCGAACCTTCGATATTCCCGCCCGTCAGATACAAGGGGCGCATTTGGGTAAGAATTGGCCCACGCAAAGGGGTTGCGAACGAAAACGACGAACACATTCTAATGGAAAAACGTCGGGCTAAAGTTACCTCGTTTGATTCGGCTCCGTGCCTTAACGCAACCATTGACGATTTGGATCTAGGCCTGTTCAAGCATTACTTTTTGCCCAAGGCGATGACAGATGAAGAGCTCGAAGCAGAAAGCAGAGAAAATCGCGATATCAAGCACCAGCTAACTGTATTCGGTTTTTTCGACCTTCTTCGTGATTGTCCAACAAACGCAGCAATGCTATTCTTCGCAAAGAACCTAAGAACGTTTATTCCCGGAGCATACATCCAATACGTCCGTTTCGCAGGAAAGGACCGTTCTGGCGACATTCTGACGGAACATGAGTTCAAAGCAAACCTCTGCACGACTTTGCCAGAACTTGACACTTTCATCAAGACGGCTATTGCAAATCGCCGTCCCATACCCGTCAGCGCACTGCGCGAAGAACAGGTAGTAGATTACCCCGACTGGGCTACGCGAGAGCTATTGATGAACGCCATCTGCCACAGGGATTATTCAACAAACGGACCGATACAATTTTACCAGTATGACGACCGCATCGAGATTATGAACCACGGCGGATTGTATGGTCGAGCCAACGAGAGCAATTTCCCCAACGTGAACGATTACAGGAACATCGTGGTCGCCGAAGCGATGAAGGTTTTGGGCTTTGTAAACCGCCATAGCCGAGGCGTGTTAAGGGTGCAAAAGGAGCTGAAGGCCAATGAAAATGGCGAAGCAATCTATGATTTCGGCTACCAGACCGCAGTCCTTGTGCGGGAAAATAAATCGCCACTTGGGGAACGAATGATGGCTGAAGCCGTCGCTAATGGCTACTTGACCGAAAATGTCGAAACCAGCGTAAAAACGGCAATTTCGAGCAAAAAACCGTCAAAAAAACAGACAGAAAAACAGACAAAAAAACAGCCAAAATTCATCATTCCCGAATTTCCGTCACAAGTCGTTGAGAATGTTTTCAAGGCTCTTAAGCTAAACCGAAAAGCAAAATATTCATGGCTCGCAGACAATCTAGGTGTAAGTGAACGAACCATACAGAGAGCCATTGACGACCTCAAAAAAATGGGCTACATCAATTCGGAACACTCGAAGGTTAAAGGCGAATGGCAATTGCTGAAATGAGAGTCGTTACAGCATCGCGAAGTCGAACAAGGTTGAAGCAAGCGCTCTGTTCATGCAGCTCCACAGCACGGCTCTCAAGTACACCGCTGGTAAGTACTTCCGCCCCGGCATGGTGTTCGCACTGCTGTACTAGTACCAAACGCTACGGAGACTACTTTACACGCTCGCATGGCCTTGGCCTTCGGCCAACGAATGCTCGCTTAGCAAAGTCATCTCCTTCGCTTTTGCAATGCCAATAAGGCAGCAAACGCCCCACAATTGTCATCCTGAGCGTAACGCCGTAAGGCGTGAATCCGAAGAATCTATAACTTAAAACAGATGTCCCTGCGGGGCATCTGTTTTTTATTCCAATCTTCTAAGCATTTGGTATTACTTTACACCTGTTTGAAGCACGGATCCACACCTCCATTAGCGGCCTCGCGGGCACGTTTTTCGGCCATGCCAATTTCATAAGCCTTTTTCATGAATTCGTAATTTTTAAGGCGTCTTGCACGCGCTTC containing:
- a CDS encoding BspA family leucine-rich repeat surface protein encodes the protein MDKPNKKIPKIVQRILDDFEEILAEDDVNENEVNTCYELTESERQIIVMAVTGEDEKGYVIKDWDKVIKPIVAKNRKHLDALIGFVRYIAESEAGMAPLCAIVGINGNVVDLGVTINLNFLDVSKVTDMSGLFKNFDVSPSPQKGWFCKIRLDISKWNVSNVTKMAHMFDCKNVDFGDLSKWDCSKFADC
- a CDS encoding NADH-quinone oxidoreductase subunit N codes for the protein MYIPYFIIPDLLLLLFPFIVIGSRLFCTDRSKVPWRIANIGFILIFVLLNLIPLASGNGRFFITNWHIDDFGVLMREVLMVSALLGIWLAKDYFEHGGDGKPAMHQIAEFIGTMAFATFGGFTVVSACDLLTFFLGLEIATIPMYALAAWNKRDQYGSEAATKYILMGSVATAFELFGFSYLYGFAGSIHFDAIQQAVASGTSPLLWIAVLFLFAGIGFKLTLFPFYTWAPDVYEGAPTPVTAILSVTSKATAIAFLVVLVFGPLAPIQEKVAPFIALLAGTTLFVGNLGALKQFRLRRFMAYSSIAQAGYIMVALLGPAATAKTAIIYYLFVYAVSNYLAFFIFGIIGHHREETFNSLRGLSKQKPMLAIALAVAMFSLAGIPPLAGFFGKFHLFFSGASTGHYGIVAFAVLNNVLALFYYLQLIKSAWIDDTDEHLNPLRMTKRQRGVIGLLTISVIVLGVLPFLSDNIFAGFTF
- a CDS encoding RNA-binding domain-containing protein produces the protein MTKDELKALFSDLESDHIERTISTTNTDKFGQAICAFANDLPYHRKPGYLFLGVTDDGKVQGIDVTDAILKNVAAIRTDGNIQPQPSMTVEKVSMDEGDIVMVKVEPSIFPPVRYKGRIWVRIGPRKGVANENDEHILMEKRRAKVTSFDSAPCLNATIDDLDLGLFKHYFLPKAMTDEELEAESRENRDIKHQLTVFGFFDLLRDCPTNAAMLFFAKNLRTFIPGAYIQYVRFAGKDRSGDILTEHEFKANLCTTLPELDTFIKTAIANRRPIPVSALREEQVVDYPDWATRELLMNAICHRDYSTNGPIQFYQYDDRIEIMNHGGLYGRANESNFPNVNDYRNIVVAEAMKVLGFVNRHSRGVLRVQKELKANENGEAIYDFGYQTAVLVRENKSPLGERMMAEAVANGYLTENVETSVKTAISSKKPSKKQTEKQTKKQPKFIIPEFPSQVVENVFKALKLNRKAKYSWLADNLGVSERTIQRAIDDLKKMGYINSEHSKVKGEWQLLK
- a CDS encoding GH116 family glycosyl hydrolase, producing MSIKDYLAGAKQAGSVQKLMTPGLAVEFIQPWYTPLSTTPSTTGIAVGGIGSTFTATPAGTTPVMNVMPGVQVRTEKPSDLRFNNFFFRESVIGAKAALEIGDFAGFTQMLAKYPLVDAKGEALFSATELANQKKAEAKLNKTIAEKDFFNNNKADFERWHIEWSDRTAALLNKAGAELNRSAVIDFFNGVVGEKVVRQGALTAAWANDSEFLGQAGYDAAKMQYAALYPVSETKYEGKGVQITKTQSSYVTPGDERLSSLPVNATVFTLENTTKETREITIVQVQDCIAGYMAKKDRQGVQDSSFVLVPSARFPKGVKFSKQVGDREVRGLEFYNEKPLAESDFNGCMGVSVAWNKKDNLNVSVKPMFYQDDAASVLKGALRSGRVCEAWVKNVYSGRETMAGAVAVTAVLKPKQKVSFQFNLVLDFPEIKLNKLTSAKKYTAFFPEAYGRVGAILVEALAADKNFDARLKAFEALVPKKAVAKLYKTAAKQDEFKSLAINTLSFLAEATVWDKEDRFLVRECADYPFFNSLDVYFYGSFSLMALMPRLDGVVMKRFGDAILAVNDNRRRHHEYVNHPFADLPDPKLEGPRAVRGAVIHDLGSPFDAEPDAYDWHNVKEWKDLAPKYVLMVLRHYVKTQDKQNLQDCKEAVYAAMQYLEKMVNEGENFPLTHGTDDTFDNLSSHGISVYCGSLWIAGLRAAAKIAEILGDKAQADTWNAKADAANKEFDEALWDEAEGYYHFFVTPMEAKDVVADKLPQLADAIKETLVIDGKNVKAALKTINEWLNSGKIPSDVELSKNELRGLKKAWLTAQCKDAFTASWNAKIANDCDDVFADTMLADTYLRLLGLKPISDEKKAKANLLRVFNTNYKANSPLIGAANLVRKDGSPLDEFNFQAHDVWIGIQYSIMCAMMHHGLEKQAADMGDSMIRNLYEEARIPFAAPEGFNGSCRLHPEALVKAFGLSATAADKMHKELLKKGALLADSRISPKLPRNLPAFTKAFGSIAKANKVEVSALFMLLHSTALKYTAGKYFRPGMVFALLY